A region of the Blattabacterium cuenoti genome:
TCACATATAATTTTTTATGTCCAATATGTGGAGTCATAATCATCTCATATCCTGATTTTTTCTGAATATCTGTCAAAAATTCTTCTAAATTTCTTCTAAAAATTGTTCCTCTAGGTAACCATAATGGCAAACCCGTTCCAACTCTATCAGAAAATATAAAAAACTTTAGTTTTTTTCCTATTTTTCTGTGATCCAGATTAGAAACTGAATATTTATTCATTATACAACTCAAATAAGTTAACTATAACTTTGTAAAAAAAAAAGTTACGAGTTTTTTTCATTTTATTGATAAATATAATGCAGCTGCCATTACACTACCAAGAATAGGTCCTAATACAGGAATCAAAGCGTAATCCCAGTTATTCTTTTCTTTTCTACCAGAAAAGAAAGAAATTATAGAATATACAATTCTTGGACCTAAATCACGAGCAGGATTAATAGCATATCCCGTGGTTCCCCCTAAAGATAATCCAATTCCTAATATAATTAAAGCTGATGGAAAAGCTCCAAAATATCCTAATCCTATAAGGTGGAAAGTAACAAACATAAAAATAAAAGTAGCTAATACTTCACTCAATAAATTAGAATATAAATTTTTTATAGCAGGACTGGTAGTGAATACAGATAATTTATCCTGTTCATTTTTAGTTTCTGAGAAATGATCTTTATATAAAATCCATACCAATAAAGATCCTAACATAGCTCCTATAAATTGAGAAAGTATATAAAAAGGAACAAGATTCCATTTAAACCTTCCAATCATAGCAAGACCTATTGTAACAGAAGGATTTAGATGACCACCACTATAAGGAGCTGAAACTAATATTCCCATAAAAACAGCTAATGCCCATCCCATAGTAATAGTGAACCATCCACCATTTTCATGTCCTTTTGTTTTAGATAATAAAACATTAGCCACTACTCCATTTCCTAAAAAAACTAAAATCATAGTTCCTATAATCTCTCCAGATATTTTTGTCATTATAATTAAATTAAATAACTTTATTTTCTAGACCAAGAACGTGTTGTTTTTATTGCTTTTTTCCAACCTTGAATTCGTTCCCAACGACTTGACATTCCTTTTGGTTCAAAAACCTGTTCTAATTGCCATTTATCTTGAATATCCTCCAAACTAGTCCAGTAATTAACAGATAATCCAGCTAAATAAGCAGCACCTGCTGCTGTAAGTTCAGATATTTTTGATTTCACTACTTTGACATTTAAAATATCAGATTGAAATTGCATCAATAATTTATTAACCGTTGCTCCTCCATCTACACGAAGTTCTTTTATAGAAATTCCAGAATCTGCTTCCATAGCTTTCAGAACATCCATATTTTGAAAAGCAATACTTTCCAAAGCCGCACGTACAAAATGAGCAGAAGAAGTCCCCCTAGTAATTCCAACAATAGTTCCTCTAGCTTTTTGATCCCAGTAAGGAGCTCCCAAACCAGAAAATGCAGGAACCATATACATTCCTTCTGTATTATCTACTGAAGCGGCTAATTTTTCCGCTTCACTTGAAGATAAAAGTAAACCTAAGCCATCTCTAAGCCATTGAACAACTGCTCCAGCAATAAATACACTTCCTTCTAAAGCATATTGAACCTTATCTTTAATTTTCCAAGCAATAGTAGTTATTAAATTATTTCGAGAGAAAACAGGATGTTCTCCAACATTCATTAACATAAAACAACCTGTTCCATAGGTGTTTTTAACCATTCCAATTTTAGTACACATTTGACCAAATAGAGCGGCCTGTTGATCTCCAGAAATTCCAGATATAGGAATTTGATGGGATAAAACATGACCCGTTGTATAACCAAAAATTTCACTAGAAGACTTGACTTCTGGAAGCATTGTTTTTGGAATATCAAATAATTTGATTAAATCTTGATCCCAACTAAGGGTATGAATATTAAAAAGCATGGTTCTAGATGCATTAGTGACATCCGTTACATGAATTTCTTTACCGGTTAAATTCCATATCAACCATGAATCTATAGTTCCAAAAGCTAATTTTCCAGAATTAGCTTTTTTCCTAGCTCCTGGAACATTTTCTAATATCCATTTAATTTTAGTAGCAGAAAAATAAGGATCTATAATAAGACCGGTTTTTTTTCGAATCATTTCAGTCAAACCTTCACATTTCATCTGATCACAATAACTAGATGTCCGTCGGTCTTGCCAAACTATTGCATTATAAATCGGCTCTCCCGTTTTTCTATCCCATACCACGGTTGTTTCTCTTTGGTTAGTAATTCCTATTGAAATAATATTGCTTCCTTCTAAATTTGCTTTTAAAATAGCCTCTAAAGCTACTGAAGCTTGTGTAGACCATATTTCTTCTGCATTATGTTCTACCCATCCAGGATAAGGATAAATTTGTGTAAATTCTCTTTGAGCTACGGATATAATATTTCCAACCCTATCAAAAACAATAGCTCTAGAACTGGTAGTTCCTTGATCTAATGATAGCACATATTTTTTCATAAGCATATGATGATGGTATTAAACTTCTCTTTGAATTAAACTGGATAATAATATTGCATAGCTAACTCTTTGAAAGCAGCTACCTGTGATTTTTCCCATGTTTTATCTCGAGGAAGTTCTTTAGCCATTAATGCTGCTACTCTTGGTGCTATATCTATCGCTTTTTGAGCATTTAAAAATAATAAACGAAACCTTCTTGCTAAAACATCTTCAATTGTTCTAGCCATTTCATGACGGACCATCCAAACAACTTCTGCTTTAGTACAAAAATAAGAAGGACCTTGAGATATTAATGGCTCTCCCCATAGAGGATTTTCCTCAATTAATTTTTGAATGTAAAATTCATCCTCCCCATATTTTTTCCAATAAGAATTATAATTCTTAGATGAAGAAATAGCTCCATAAATTTTCAGATTTTTTGTTATAGAAGGAACTTTATTTAATTTTCCTATCTCAATGGCTTTATTGACAGTTTCTTCTGCCATTTTTCTATATGTAGTCCATTTTCCACCTATGATAGTTACTAGTCCAGAAGGACTAATCATCAGTTTATGAGATCTAGATATGTCTTTAGTGGGAGTAGAAGAAGAAAAACGACGAGGAAAAAAAAGAGGACGTAAACCTGAAAAAGCACTTAAAATATCCTTTTTTTTTGGTGTATTTACAAAATATTGTTTAAAAGTCTGTAGAATAAAATCTATTTCTTCTTCTAAAGGTTTAGGATCAAGATCACTTTTATCCAAAAAAGTATCTGTAGTTCCTATCAAAACATGATCATACCATGGAATACTAAAAAGAACTCTACCATCCGTAGTTTTTGGAATGACTATAGCATTTGAACTGCTAAAGAAGGATTTTTTTAAAACAATATGCGTCCCTTGACTAGGTTTTATTAAAATAGGCCATGTGGATTCATCCATTTTAGAAATAGAATCTGAAAAAACCCCTGTGGCATTAATAACTGTTTTTGAATAAATAGAATATTTTTTTTTAGTTTCAAGATCATAAGCGATCACTCCAGATATTTTTCCTATCTTTTTAATAAGATTTTTTA
Encoded here:
- a CDS encoding MIP/aquaporin family protein, whose translation is MTKISGEIIGTMILVFLGNGVVANVLLSKTKGHENGGWFTITMGWALAVFMGILVSAPYSGGHLNPSVTIGLAMIGRFKWNLVPFYILSQFIGAMLGSLLVWILYKDHFSETKNEQDKLSVFTTSPAIKNLYSNLLSEVLATFIFMFVTFHLIGLGYFGAFPSALIILGIGLSLGGTTGYAINPARDLGPRIVYSIISFFSGRKEKNNWDYALIPVLGPILGSVMAAALYLSIK
- the glpK gene encoding glycerol kinase GlpK, yielding MLMKKYVLSLDQGTTSSRAIVFDRVGNIISVAQREFTQIYPYPGWVEHNAEEIWSTQASVALEAILKANLEGSNIISIGITNQRETTVVWDRKTGEPIYNAIVWQDRRTSSYCDQMKCEGLTEMIRKKTGLIIDPYFSATKIKWILENVPGARKKANSGKLAFGTIDSWLIWNLTGKEIHVTDVTNASRTMLFNIHTLSWDQDLIKLFDIPKTMLPEVKSSSEIFGYTTGHVLSHQIPISGISGDQQAALFGQMCTKIGMVKNTYGTGCFMLMNVGEHPVFSRNNLITTIAWKIKDKVQYALEGSVFIAGAVVQWLRDGLGLLLSSSEAEKLAASVDNTEGMYMVPAFSGLGAPYWDQKARGTIVGITRGTSSAHFVRAALESIAFQNMDVLKAMEADSGISIKELRVDGGATVNKLLMQFQSDILNVKVVKSKISELTAAGAAYLAGLSVNYWTSLEDIQDKWQLEQVFEPKGMSSRWERIQGWKKAIKTTRSWSRK
- a CDS encoding glycerol-3-phosphate dehydrogenase/oxidase — protein: MMKGFLNRERFLGILENINIWDVMVIGGGATGLGIALDSASRGYKTLLLEQSDFSKGTSSRSTKLVHGGIRYLAQGNIKLVYEALQERGHLLKNAPHLVKKQRFVIPIFSWRMGFFYWAGLKFYEWLAGSLSFGKSQFLSRNEILKIFPEIRPHSLKGGILYYDGQFDDARLAINLAKTCVQQGGVVLNYFQVKNLIKKIGKISGVIAYDLETKKKYSIYSKTVINATGVFSDSISKMDESTWPILIKPSQGTHIVLKKSFFSSSNAIVIPKTTDGRVLFSIPWYDHVLIGTTDTFLDKSDLDPKPLEEEIDFILQTFKQYFVNTPKKKDILSAFSGLRPLFFPRRFSSSTPTKDISRSHKLMISPSGLVTIIGGKWTTYRKMAEETVNKAIEIGKLNKVPSITKNLKIYGAISSSKNYNSYWKKYGEDEFYIQKLIEENPLWGEPLISQGPSYFCTKAEVVWMVRHEMARTIEDVLARRFRLLFLNAQKAIDIAPRVAALMAKELPRDKTWEKSQVAAFKELAMQYYYPV